In Planococcus sp. MB-3u-03, the DNA window GAGCGCCATATCGACTGCCGCTTTGGCACTGGTGTTGCCGACCAGCGTCTTATGGAGCTTTTCGAAAAGCTGTTCATGCCTGCCGATTTCCCTGCCGATCCGCCCGGCGCCAATCAGCTGAACCGCCCGTTCGATTCCGTCCAGCGTATCGCCTGTGATGACGTGTGTCGGCGGCGCTTCCCCGAAACCCGAGCGCCCGTCTTGTGTCGCCAGATGGACGATGACCGCCTCTGCGGCTTCGACCGTCCGGAGCGCCGTCTTGAACGGTTTTTTTAATGGAACGGCTATCCGGTAAGTCTCGATAGATGCTAAGACGGGCATCTTACTCGACCCCCGGCAGAATGGTCAGGGTTTTCGCATTGGCATCGAGACGCGCTTTCACCCCAAGCGGTACTGAGAAATGCGGTTCGCAATGGCCAATCTTGAAACCTTTGACGACCGGGATGCCCATGTCCTTGAAATAATCATCCAGCACTTGATCGAGCGTCCACGATTGTTCCGGCTTTTTCGGTTCAGCGTTCTTGAAATCCCCGATGACGATACCGGCCACTTCCTCGAACTTGCGGGCCTGTTTCAGCTGGTTGAGCATTTCGTCGACCTGGTATGGTTCTTCGCCCGTGTCTTCAATCAGCAGGATCTTGCCTTTCGTGTCGAGTTCGAACTTTGTCCCGATGCCCCCGCGGATCAATGATAAATTGCCGCCGACAAGTTCTCCGTCCGCCATGCCACCGGATAAGGTTTCCAATTCCGATATGGATTCATCGTAATGCAATTCGAACGGCTGGAACAATTGACCGAACATACGGCCGCTGCGCTCGTGGAATTCGGGCTTGCCGACATCCGACGCCAGCATCGGGCCGTGGAACGTCACCAATTCCGCATACATGCCGATCGCATTATGCAGGAAAGTCACGTCTGAATAGCCCCAGAAAACTTTCGGGTTTTCCTTGATCATCCCGTAGTCGATTTGGTCCGCATAGCGCGCCGCCCCGTAGCCGCCGCCCGCGCAGATGATGCCTTTCACTTCCGGGTCCTCGAACATGGCATGCAGATCCGCAAGCCGTTCTTCGTCTGTGCCGGCAAGATAGCCGTTTTTCGCTTCGACCGATTTGCCCATTTTGATGTTCAGGCCCATTTCCTCCAGAAACGGCAAGGCCTTTTTCAAATTCTCTAAGTTCGGCGGGC includes these proteins:
- a CDS encoding S66 peptidase family protein — its product is MRTMPKRLQKGDTVGIISPSSPPNLENLKKALPFLEEMGLNIKMGKSVEAKNGYLAGTDEERLADLHAMFEDPEVKGIICAGGGYGAARYADQIDYGMIKENPKVFWGYSDVTFLHNAIGMYAELVTFHGPMLASDVGKPEFHERSGRMFGQLFQPFELHYDESISELETLSGGMADGELVGGNLSLIRGGIGTKFELDTKGKILLIEDTGEEPYQVDEMLNQLKQARKFEEVAGIVIGDFKNAEPKKPEQSWTLDQVLDDYFKDMGIPVVKGFKIGHCEPHFSVPLGVKARLDANAKTLTILPGVE